From the genome of Pungitius pungitius chromosome 21, fPunPun2.1, whole genome shotgun sequence, one region includes:
- the tekt3 gene encoding tektin-3, with protein sequence MELMGSTLAATYARPKTSHFLPAISTMASSYRNPQAALAMNPSDNLWRTNSYYKSSSTVPTPSSIQRENLDLVRSKTMFYPSNRTPLSTRYTPEDWHKSNMSNYRESESSRKSAERLRRDTIRMMQDKEQLTRLTQEKTSKNIGERLNDIVFWRAELSHEIDNMVTEIAALNEVKRRLERALAETEGPLQVSQECLYHREKRMSIDLVHDHVEKNLIKEVEVIKSCQERMRRHLDGAIAQLASNRAAQHELERDMSDKVTAQRIDGRCHHLRNTSDAIGYYRGIDRLDPSLSLPDTWSKFTDDNILLSQSERAASQKLRDEIEILLSTTSNEMWNQFNNANVAFTNRVSEIADAKNSLQTHLAKTLQEIFQTEMLIESLKKALRDKECPLKVAQTRLEERTRRPNMELCRDNPHHRLVGEVREIEDTIHKLQERLMEAQNTLQTLVRTKVTLEHDLSIKANSLFLDQEKCMSIRKSFPSMPRLVGYT encoded by the exons ATGGAGCTGATGGGCTCCACTCTGGCGGCCACATATGCTCGGCCAAAGACCAGCCACTTCCTGCCTGCCATCTCCACCATGGCATCCAGCTATCGCAACCCTCAGGCAGCGTTGGCCATGAATCCCAGTGACAACCTGTGGAGGACCAACAGCTATTACAAAAGCAGCAGCACTGTCCCGACACCGTCTTCTATACAGCGAGAGAATTTAGATCTGGTTAGATCCAAGACTATGTTCTACCCGTCCAACAGGACACCGCTGTCCACCCGCTACACTCCAGAAGACTGGCACAAGTCCAACATGAGCAACTACAGGGAGTCTGAGTCGTCCCGGAAAAGCGCAGAGAGACTTCGCAGAGACACCATCAGGATGATGCAGGATAAGGAGCAGCTCACCAGACTAACCCAGGAGAAAACCAGCAAGAACATTGGCGAGCGGCTCAATGACATCGTCTTCTGGAGGGCTGAGCTGAGCCACGAGATAGACAACATGGTGACGGAGATAGCGGCCCTCAATGAGGTCAAGAGGAGGCTGGAGAGAGCCTTGGCCGAGACTGAGGGGCCCCTTCAG GTGTCTCAAGAGTGTTTGTACCACAGAGAGAAGCGGATGTCCATCGATCTGGTGCACGACCACGTGGAGAAAAATCTCATAAAG GAAGTGGAAGTCATCAAATCATGTCAGGAAAGGATGAGGCGACATCTGGACGGAGCCATCGCTCAGCTGGC GTCGAACCGAGCAGCCCAGCATGAATTGGAAAGGGACATGAGCGACAAAGTGACAGCTCAGAGGATCGATGGAAGGTGTCACCATCTGAGAAACACATCCGACGCCATCGGCTACTACAGGGGGATTGATAGACTTGACCCCTC GCTCTCTCTACCAGACACGTGGTCCAAGTTCACCGACGACAACATCCTGCTCTCCCAGAGCGAGCGAGCTGCCTCCCAGAAGCTGAGGGACGAGATAGAGATCCTGCTGAGCACCACCTCCAACGAAATGTGGAACCAGTTCAACAACGCCAACGTGGCCTTCACAAACCGCGTGTCAGAAATCGCTGACGCTAAGAACAGCCTGCAGACGCACCTGGCCAAG ACTCTGCAGGAGATCTTCCAGACAGAGATGCTGATCGAGTCTCTGAAGAAGGCACTCAGAGACAAGGAGTGCCCACTGAAAGTGGCCCAAACCAGGCTGGAGGAGAGGACCCGCAGGCCCAACATGGAGCTCTGCAGGGACAACCCGCACCACAG ACTTGTGGGTGAGGTGAGGGAGATCGAGGACACCATTCACAAGCTCCAGGAGAGGCTGATGGAGGCTCAGAACACTCTGCAGACTCTGGTCAGGACCAAAGTGACCCTGGAGCACGACCTGTCCATCAAGGCCAACTCGCTCTTCCTGGACCAGGAAAAGTGCATGAGCATCCGCAAGAgctttcccagcatgcctcgtCTGGTGGGCTACACCTAA